A region from the Halobellus litoreus genome encodes:
- a CDS encoding DUF7520 family protein has protein sequence MNSDAETAAPGLGRKIMLGLGATIVALSGAIGWLVGSNGSVAISEAAILGTDVTIPVTPAAVALYGVAVSTLLLGLLFGLVELASRLEGDEGESDVGR, from the coding sequence GTGAACTCCGATGCCGAAACGGCCGCTCCGGGCCTCGGGCGAAAGATTATGCTGGGGCTCGGCGCGACGATCGTCGCTCTCTCGGGCGCGATCGGCTGGCTCGTCGGGAGCAACGGTTCGGTGGCGATCTCCGAAGCGGCGATTCTCGGCACCGACGTGACGATCCCCGTGACTCCCGCGGCGGTCGCGCTGTACGGGGTCGCCGTCTCGACGCTGCTTCTCGGCCTCCTCTTCGGTCTCGTGGAACTCGCCTCGCGGCTGGAAGGCGACGAGGGGGAGTCGGACGTCGGTCGCTGA
- a CDS encoding NAD(P)/FAD-dependent oxidoreductase, translated as MSTQIVVVGSGYAGAGAVKRLEEELDAGMELTWISETDYHLVLHEVHRCIRDPSVESKITIPIDDIKSDATEFRKGHVTDVDADERVVELEDGEVEYDYLLLAIGSGTAFFGIDGLREYAHELKSLDDARTIHAEVKEAAEAASRDDPAQIIIGGAGLSGIQTAGEIAEYRDEHRAPIDVTLVEGLDEVFPNNDPELQGALRRRLEALDIEILTGDFISKVDEETVYLGDDEDDAELAYDTLVWTGGITGHEEVHGMELDQDDRSHRVFADADFQTSDERVFALGDTALVEQGPDSVAPPTAQAAWQAADVAGENVARAAAGKPLKTWRHDDKGTVVSVGDDAVAHDVKLPVFGSFPMNVFGGPAARNLKKAIAARWIADVSSPKNALGAWESL; from the coding sequence ATGAGCACGCAGATCGTCGTCGTCGGCTCCGGCTATGCGGGTGCCGGTGCCGTCAAACGGCTCGAAGAGGAACTCGACGCGGGGATGGAACTCACCTGGATCTCGGAGACCGACTACCACCTCGTCCTCCACGAAGTCCACCGCTGTATCCGCGATCCGAGCGTCGAATCGAAGATCACGATCCCGATCGACGACATCAAATCAGACGCCACCGAGTTCCGCAAGGGCCACGTCACCGACGTCGACGCCGACGAACGGGTCGTCGAACTCGAAGACGGCGAGGTCGAGTACGATTATCTCCTGCTGGCGATCGGTTCCGGCACGGCCTTCTTCGGCATCGACGGCCTCCGCGAGTACGCCCACGAACTGAAGAGCCTCGACGACGCTCGGACGATCCACGCCGAGGTCAAGGAGGCCGCCGAGGCGGCCTCCCGCGACGACCCCGCCCAGATCATCATCGGCGGCGCGGGGCTCTCGGGTATCCAGACGGCCGGCGAGATCGCGGAGTATCGCGACGAACACCGCGCCCCGATCGACGTGACCCTCGTCGAGGGCCTCGACGAGGTCTTCCCGAACAACGATCCCGAACTGCAGGGCGCGCTCCGACGGCGACTGGAAGCGCTCGACATCGAGATCCTCACCGGCGACTTCATCTCGAAGGTCGACGAGGAGACGGTGTACCTCGGCGACGACGAGGACGACGCCGAACTCGCCTACGACACGCTCGTCTGGACCGGCGGCATCACCGGTCACGAGGAGGTCCACGGGATGGAACTCGATCAGGACGACCGTTCGCACCGCGTCTTCGCCGACGCCGACTTCCAGACGTCCGACGAGCGGGTGTTCGCACTCGGCGACACGGCCCTCGTCGAGCAGGGTCCCGATTCGGTCGCGCCGCCGACGGCGCAGGCTGCCTGGCAGGCCGCCGACGTCGCGGGCGAGAACGTGGCCCGCGCCGCGGCGGGCAAGCCCCTGAAGACGTGGCGCCACGACGACAAGGGGACGGTCGTCTCCGTCGGCGACGACGCCGTCGCCCACGACGTCAAACTGCCCGTCTTCGGTTCCTTCCCGATGAACGTCTTCGGCGGCCCGGCCGCGCGAAACCTGAAGAAGGCAATCGCCGCCCGCTGGATCGCCGACGTCTCCTCGCCGAAGAACGCCCTCGGCGCGTGGGAGAGCCTCTGA
- a CDS encoding ArsR/SmtB family transcription factor — MARLLPSQSEPDVDASPRVVGLEDDDADDLLSALSSATARRVLATLHDEPANPAALADSVDTSLQNVQYHLERLESAGAVEVVDTVYSEKGREMKVYAPADRPLVVVAADDEETTGLSDVLKRLLAGVGVVGLVSLLAQVAIEGVPFVGRTGGADGGYETQTESVQVAADTAATTAASGPPPGLLVFLGGLTVLLLWFGVWFVRQR, encoded by the coding sequence ATGGCTCGCCTCTTGCCCTCCCAATCAGAGCCCGACGTCGACGCCTCGCCGCGCGTCGTCGGCCTCGAAGACGACGACGCCGACGACCTGCTGTCGGCGCTCTCGTCGGCGACCGCCCGCCGCGTCCTCGCAACGCTTCACGACGAACCGGCGAACCCGGCCGCTCTCGCGGACTCCGTCGATACCTCCCTGCAGAACGTCCAGTACCACCTCGAACGCCTGGAGTCCGCCGGCGCGGTCGAGGTCGTCGACACGGTCTACTCCGAGAAGGGCCGCGAGATGAAGGTGTACGCGCCCGCGGACCGCCCGCTGGTCGTCGTCGCCGCCGACGACGAGGAGACCACGGGACTCTCGGACGTGCTCAAGCGACTCCTCGCCGGCGTCGGCGTCGTCGGCCTCGTGAGCCTACTGGCGCAGGTCGCCATCGAGGGGGTCCCGTTCGTCGGACGGACGGGCGGGGCCGACGGCGGCTACGAGACGCAGACGGAGTCAGTACAGGTCGCTGCCGACACGGCCGCGACGACCGCCGCGTCGGGGCCCCCGCCGGGACTGCTGGTGTTTCTCGGCGGCCTAACCGTACTTCTCCTGTGGTTCGGCGTCTGGTTCGTCCGGCAGCGCTGA
- the cdd gene encoding cytidine deaminase, whose protein sequence is MTDERRRDEDLVERAREALEDAYVPYSEYRVGAALRTADGTVYTGCNIENANYSNSLHAEEVAIASAVRDGHREFDRIAVSSGARDGVTPCGMCRQTLAEFANADLKVVCDEGGTEKTAYTLGELLPNTISLETLSAAEAQRESGEEGKSEGASDSDDADASASGR, encoded by the coding sequence ATGACCGACGAACGCAGGCGAGACGAGGACCTCGTCGAACGCGCCCGCGAGGCGCTCGAAGACGCCTACGTCCCCTATTCGGAGTACCGCGTCGGCGCGGCCCTGAGAACCGCAGACGGGACGGTGTACACCGGTTGCAACATCGAGAACGCGAACTACTCGAACAGCCTCCACGCCGAGGAGGTCGCCATCGCCTCGGCCGTGCGGGACGGCCACCGCGAGTTCGACCGGATCGCGGTCTCCTCCGGCGCGCGAGACGGGGTGACGCCCTGCGGGATGTGTCGACAGACGCTCGCGGAGTTCGCGAACGCGGATCTGAAAGTCGTCTGTGACGAGGGCGGGACAGAAAAGACGGCGTACACGCTCGGAGAACTGCTGCCCAACACGATCTCCCTGGAGACGCTGTCTGCGGCCGAGGCGCAGCGCGAGTCCGGAGAAGAGGGGAAATCCGAGGGCGCATCGGACAGCGACGACGCCGACGCGTCGGCTTCGGGTCGGTAG
- a CDS encoding NAD-dependent epimerase/dehydratase family protein, which yields MENQRVLVTGGAGFIGSNLANHLAADNDVVAVDDLHLGTPENLDEEVEFVDASVLDDDLPTEDVDALFHLAAYSSYTMAEEHKREATRVNVEGFVNAVEQAREDGCDTVVYASTSSIYGSRTEPSPEDLPVEARTCYEASKLAREQYGEYFHHHYEMTLAGLRFFSVYQGYGGAEEHKGEYANTIAQFTHKIANGERPKVFGDGSQTRDFTHVDDIVRGIELAADHRLQGIYNLGTGESYTFNEMIGMINDELGTDVDPEYVENPLDVYVHDTMADSTKMREATGWEPEISFEEGVERVCAPYEV from the coding sequence ATGGAGAATCAACGAGTCCTCGTCACCGGCGGTGCGGGATTCATCGGCTCGAACCTCGCGAACCACCTCGCGGCGGACAACGACGTCGTCGCCGTCGACGACCTCCACCTCGGGACGCCCGAGAACCTCGACGAGGAGGTCGAGTTCGTCGACGCGAGCGTCCTCGACGACGACCTCCCGACCGAGGACGTCGACGCGCTGTTTCACCTCGCGGCGTACTCCTCCTACACGATGGCCGAGGAGCACAAGCGCGAGGCCACGCGCGTGAACGTCGAGGGGTTCGTCAACGCGGTCGAACAGGCCCGCGAGGACGGCTGTGACACGGTCGTCTACGCGTCGACCTCCTCCATCTACGGGTCGCGAACCGAACCCTCGCCGGAGGACCTCCCGGTGGAGGCGCGGACGTGCTACGAGGCCTCGAAACTCGCCCGAGAGCAGTACGGCGAGTACTTCCACCACCACTACGAGATGACGCTCGCCGGACTCCGCTTCTTCTCGGTGTATCAGGGCTACGGGGGCGCGGAGGAACACAAGGGGGAGTACGCCAACACCATCGCGCAGTTCACCCACAAGATCGCCAACGGCGAGCGACCGAAGGTGTTCGGCGACGGCTCTCAGACCCGGGATTTCACCCACGTCGACGACATCGTCCGCGGGATCGAACTCGCCGCCGACCACCGACTTCAGGGCATCTACAACCTCGGCACCGGCGAGAGCTACACGTTCAACGAGATGATCGGGATGATCAACGACGAGTTGGGCACCGACGTCGACCCCGAGTACGTCGAGAACCCCCTCGACGTGTACGTCCACGACACGATGGCCGACAGCACCAAGATGCGCGAGGCGACCGGCTGGGAGCCCGAGATATCCTTCGAGGAGGGCGTCGAACGCGTCTGTGCGCCGTACGAGGTGTGA
- the gyrA gene encoding DNA gyrase subunit A gives MSSDAPDVFDPAAGIAAEVETARIEQEMEQSYIDYAMSVIAGRALPDVRDGLKPVHRRILYAMHEAGVTARSSHRKSSSIVGETMGDYHPHGDSAIYDTLARMAQDFSMRYPLVDGQGNFGSVDGDPPAAMRYTEARMAPIAEELLEDIEMDTVDFQSNYDDRLEEPEVLPSAFPNLLVNGSSGIAVGMSTNIPPHNLGEVIDATVHLIEHPDATVEDLMEHVKGPDFPTGANIVGRNAIHKAYKTGRGRIRVRAEFEVEDDDRIVITELPFQENKARLVERIADDVNEGKIEGIRDLRDESDRDGIRVVVELKRGANAEVVKNQLLEHHLESTFGVINLALVDGQPRVLTLKETLVEYLEHRREVVRRRSQSELEEKEDRAHILEGRLTALEHVDDVVEVIRNSASRDDAKAALRGEHVVEVDGQPLPSFDFSEAQADHIVAMQLGSLTAMEADEIKSEYEDVQARIERLEAILGDSDELDAVVRDELLEIKDEYDDDRRTSIIEDTGTVTHEDLIAEEDVVVVVTEDDYIKRMPLDTFRAQHRGGKGIIGTELKEGDRVSSVYVASTHDYLLYFTNHGQVYQLKTYQVPEMSRTARGKSAVNLLDLDDGEEITAVVNTAEMESEEEKFLTMTTRNGYIKRTSVEKFQNIRSTGIIATKLDEDDALADVEVTDGERDLILASRGGMAIRFAEDEVRAMGRSARGVRGIDLEDGDEVAALAAVDPDRHQWVLTVTENGYGKRTDIEQYRRQSRNGKGLIDIKTNDRNGRVCELETVGPGDHLFVMSGEGQILRTPVEDLSTVGRNTMGVIVMELDAGDSVASVDVHFPAEESEEAIAESEAGEDAGADGGDATLDGEDETADTE, from the coding sequence ATGAGCTCTGACGCACCAGACGTCTTCGACCCCGCGGCAGGCATCGCCGCGGAGGTCGAGACCGCACGGATCGAACAGGAGATGGAGCAGTCCTACATCGACTACGCGATGTCCGTCATCGCGGGTCGGGCGCTGCCGGACGTCCGCGACGGCCTCAAACCCGTCCACCGGCGCATCCTCTATGCGATGCACGAGGCGGGCGTCACCGCCCGCTCCTCCCACCGGAAGTCCTCCTCGATCGTCGGCGAGACGATGGGTGATTACCACCCGCACGGGGACTCTGCCATCTACGACACGCTCGCGCGGATGGCCCAGGACTTCTCGATGCGGTACCCGCTCGTCGACGGCCAGGGTAACTTCGGTTCCGTCGACGGCGACCCGCCAGCCGCGATGCGCTACACGGAGGCGCGGATGGCTCCCATCGCCGAGGAACTGCTCGAAGACATCGAGATGGACACCGTCGATTTCCAGTCCAACTACGACGACCGTCTCGAAGAGCCCGAGGTGTTGCCGTCGGCGTTCCCGAACCTCCTGGTCAACGGCTCCTCGGGCATCGCCGTCGGGATGTCGACGAACATCCCGCCGCACAATTTAGGGGAGGTGATCGACGCGACGGTCCACCTCATCGAGCACCCCGACGCGACGGTCGAGGACCTGATGGAGCACGTGAAAGGGCCGGACTTCCCGACGGGCGCGAACATCGTCGGCCGCAACGCGATCCACAAGGCGTACAAGACGGGTCGCGGGCGGATCCGCGTCCGCGCGGAGTTCGAGGTCGAGGACGACGACCGGATCGTCATCACCGAACTCCCCTTCCAGGAGAACAAGGCGCGACTCGTCGAGCGCATCGCCGACGACGTCAACGAGGGGAAGATCGAGGGCATCCGCGATCTGCGCGACGAGTCCGACCGCGACGGCATCCGCGTCGTCGTCGAACTCAAGCGCGGCGCGAACGCCGAGGTGGTGAAGAACCAACTCCTCGAACACCACCTCGAATCGACGTTCGGCGTCATCAACCTCGCCTTGGTCGACGGGCAACCGCGGGTGCTCACGCTGAAGGAGACGCTCGTCGAGTACCTCGAACACCGCCGCGAGGTCGTCCGGCGGCGCTCCCAGTCCGAACTCGAGGAGAAAGAGGATCGAGCCCACATCCTCGAAGGGCGACTAACGGCCTTAGAGCACGTCGACGACGTCGTCGAGGTCATTCGAAATTCGGCGAGCCGGGACGACGCGAAGGCCGCGCTGCGCGGCGAGCACGTCGTCGAGGTCGACGGCCAGCCGCTGCCGTCGTTCGACTTCTCGGAGGCGCAGGCCGACCACATCGTCGCGATGCAGCTCGGCTCGCTCACCGCGATGGAGGCCGACGAGATCAAATCCGAGTACGAGGACGTGCAGGCGCGGATCGAGCGTCTGGAGGCGATTCTGGGCGATTCCGACGAACTCGACGCGGTCGTCAGAGACGAACTCTTAGAGATCAAAGACGAGTACGACGACGACCGCCGGACCTCGATCATCGAGGACACCGGGACGGTCACTCACGAGGACCTCATCGCCGAAGAGGACGTCGTCGTCGTCGTCACCGAGGATGATTATATAAAGCGGATGCCGCTGGACACCTTCCGCGCCCAGCACCGGGGCGGGAAGGGGATCATCGGAACGGAGTTGAAGGAGGGCGACCGCGTCTCCTCGGTCTACGTCGCGAGCACGCACGACTACCTGCTGTACTTCACCAACCACGGGCAGGTCTATCAGCTGAAGACCTACCAGGTGCCGGAGATGTCTCGCACCGCCCGCGGGAAGTCGGCCGTCAATCTGCTCGATCTCGACGACGGCGAGGAGATCACCGCCGTGGTCAACACCGCGGAGATGGAATCGGAGGAGGAGAAGTTCCTCACGATGACGACCCGGAACGGGTACATCAAGCGCACGAGCGTCGAGAAGTTCCAGAACATCCGTTCGACCGGGATCATCGCGACGAAACTCGACGAGGACGACGCGCTCGCCGACGTCGAGGTCACCGACGGCGAACGGGATCTGATCCTCGCGAGTCGCGGCGGGATGGCGATCCGCTTCGCGGAGGACGAGGTCCGCGCGATGGGTCGCTCGGCCCGGGGCGTCCGCGGAATCGACCTCGAAGACGGCGACGAAGTGGCCGCCTTGGCGGCCGTCGATCCCGACAGACACCAGTGGGTGCTCACCGTCACGGAGAACGGGTACGGCAAGCGGACCGACATCGAGCAGTACCGACGCCAGTCACGGAACGGCAAGGGCCTGATCGACATCAAGACGAACGACCGCAACGGCCGCGTCTGCGAGTTGGAGACCGTCGGTCCCGGCGATCACCTGTTCGTGATGAGCGGCGAGGGCCAGATCCTCCGAACGCCGGTCGAGGACCTCTCGACGGTGGGCCGCAACACGATGGGCGTCATCGTGATGGAACTGGACGCGGGCGACAGCGTCGCCAGCGTCGACGTTCACTTCCCCGCCGAAGAGAGCGAGGAAGCGATCGCAGAGTCCGAAGCGGGCGAAGACGCGGGTGCAGACGGCGGGGACGCGACCCTAGACGGCGAGGACGAAACCGCCGACACAGAGTAA
- the rocF gene encoding arginase, producing MTAGSVRVVGAPTDYGANRRGVDMGPSAIRYAGLAAELERAGRAVVDDGDVRAPRAEERDPEAERPASGRAKFIRETREVATRLADRVAGALAADELPLVLGGDHSVAIGSVTGSARDAEIGAVWFDAHGDFNTPETSPSGNVHGMPLAAVLGVGEFADVEWANATGLDASNVAIVGLRSVDESERFAIADSDATTFTMSDIDERGIASVADDALDVAAAGTDGVHVSLDLDWLDPREAPGVGTPVRGGATYREAHTAMETVAECDCLRSLDLVEVNPILDDRNETAALATELAASALGKQIL from the coding sequence ATGACGGCCGGATCCGTTCGCGTCGTCGGTGCGCCGACCGACTACGGGGCGAACCGACGGGGCGTCGATATGGGGCCCTCCGCCATCCGCTACGCCGGACTGGCCGCGGAACTGGAGCGGGCGGGCCGGGCAGTCGTCGACGACGGCGACGTGCGCGCCCCCCGCGCGGAGGAGCGCGATCCCGAGGCCGAACGCCCCGCGTCCGGGCGGGCCAAGTTCATCCGGGAGACGCGGGAGGTCGCGACGCGGCTCGCCGACCGCGTCGCTGGCGCGCTCGCCGCCGACGAACTCCCGCTCGTCCTCGGTGGCGACCACTCGGTCGCCATCGGGTCGGTCACCGGCTCGGCCCGCGACGCCGAGATCGGCGCGGTCTGGTTCGACGCCCACGGCGACTTCAACACCCCCGAAACGTCGCCGTCGGGCAACGTCCACGGGATGCCGCTGGCGGCCGTTCTGGGCGTCGGCGAGTTCGCGGACGTCGAGTGGGCGAACGCGACGGGACTCGACGCGTCGAACGTCGCGATCGTCGGGCTCCGATCGGTCGACGAGAGCGAACGGTTCGCCATCGCGGACAGCGACGCGACGACCTTCACGATGTCCGACATCGACGAGCGCGGGATCGCGAGCGTCGCCGACGACGCCCTCGACGTGGCCGCCGCCGGCACCGACGGGGTCCACGTGAGTCTCGACCTCGACTGGCTCGACCCCCGCGAGGCGCCCGGCGTCGGGACGCCGGTCCGCGGCGGAGCCACGTACCGGGAGGCCCACACGGCGATGGAGACTGTCGCCGAGTGCGACTGCCTCCGTTCGCTCGATCTCGTCGAGGTCAACCCGATCCTCGACGACCGAAACGAGACCGCGGCGCTCGCGACGGAACTCGCCGCGAGCGCGCTCGGAAAGCAGATCCTGTAG
- a CDS encoding nucleoside phosphorylase, which yields MSDSEDPNDDVQYHIAVGPDDVADSVLLPGNPERVDKITALWDEYDEKAYHREYRTATGTYEETPISVTSTGIGSPSAAIAVEELARVDAGTFVRVGSCGAIQPEMDVGDLVITSGAVRQEGTSKEYVREDYPAVADHEVVAALVAAAERLGYDYHVGLTMSADSFYAGQGRPGFEEFRAAGSESLVEELRAANVKNIEMEAAALLTVANVYGLRAGAVCSVYANRITGEFRTEGESRAAETASLAVHLLAKMDEAKRAAGVDHWHPGLSIE from the coding sequence ATGAGCGACAGCGAAGACCCCAACGACGACGTGCAGTACCACATCGCCGTCGGTCCCGACGACGTCGCGGACAGCGTCCTCCTGCCGGGGAACCCCGAGCGCGTGGACAAGATCACCGCGCTGTGGGACGAGTACGACGAGAAGGCCTACCACCGCGAGTACCGGACGGCGACCGGAACGTACGAGGAGACGCCGATCTCGGTCACCTCGACCGGGATCGGGAGCCCGTCGGCCGCCATCGCGGTCGAGGAACTGGCGCGCGTGGACGCCGGGACGTTCGTCCGCGTCGGCTCCTGCGGCGCGATCCAGCCCGAGATGGACGTTGGCGATCTGGTGATCACGTCCGGAGCCGTCCGCCAGGAGGGGACCTCGAAGGAGTACGTCCGCGAGGACTACCCGGCCGTCGCGGACCACGAGGTCGTCGCCGCGCTCGTCGCCGCGGCGGAGCGACTCGGCTACGACTACCACGTGGGGCTGACGATGAGCGCCGACTCGTTTTACGCCGGTCAGGGTCGCCCCGGCTTCGAGGAGTTCCGCGCCGCCGGGTCGGAATCGCTGGTCGAGGAGTTACGGGCGGCCAACGTGAAGAACATCGAGATGGAGGCCGCCGCGCTCCTGACCGTCGCCAACGTGTACGGGCTCCGCGCGGGGGCGGTCTGCTCGGTCTACGCGAACCGGATCACCGGCGAGTTCCGCACCGAGGGGGAATCGCGCGCCGCCGAGACGGCGAGTCTCGCGGTGCACCTGCTCGCGAAGATGGACGAGGCGAAGCGGGCGGCCGGGGTCGATCACTGGCATCCGGGCCTCTCGATCGAGTGA
- a CDS encoding Rrf2 family transcriptional regulator: MSSIELTSSQKTILTALINLHRESEDAVKGEDIAAEVDRNPGTIRNQMQSLKALQLVEGVPGPKGGYKPTANAYEALDVNQMDEPAFVPLFHDGEEVENVNVDEIDLSSVHHPELCRAEIHIQGSVRDFHEGDDVTVGPTPLSKLVIEGTVDGKDDTGNILILRIKDMRAPVGESSH; the protein is encoded by the coding sequence ATGTCATCCATCGAGCTGACGTCCAGTCAGAAAACCATCCTGACCGCGCTGATAAACCTCCACCGCGAGAGCGAAGACGCCGTAAAAGGTGAGGACATCGCGGCAGAGGTCGACCGGAACCCCGGAACGATTCGGAACCAGATGCAGAGTCTGAAAGCTCTCCAGCTCGTCGAAGGCGTTCCCGGCCCGAAGGGCGGGTACAAGCCGACAGCGAACGCGTACGAGGCCCTCGACGTAAACCAGATGGACGAACCGGCGTTCGTCCCGCTGTTCCACGACGGCGAAGAGGTCGAGAACGTCAACGTCGACGAGATCGACCTCTCCTCGGTCCATCACCCGGAACTGTGCCGCGCGGAGATCCACATTCAGGGCTCCGTCCGCGACTTCCACGAGGGCGACGACGTCACGGTCGGTCCGACGCCGCTCTCGAAACTCGTCATCGAGGGCACCGTCGACGGCAAAGACGACACGGGCAACATTCTCATCCTCCGAATCAAGGATATGCGCGCGCCGGTCGGCGAATCCTCCCACTGA
- a CDS encoding GNAT family N-acetyltransferase → MYVRDAKNRDEVWLLDRIEEADIDDPAFRSRDYVIALDEETSRKAGFGRIRVHKTDAGNFCELAFVYTLPPWRQQGVGAHVIERLVAEASDEGYETVFTFTRQPSYFTPFGFDPRETGDLPDPVKARLEAVRDERGDDVIAMSVHADDFEVPESFRERFKQASPADKPEGDGVEETPEDFGIDPSEATYKYDTGN, encoded by the coding sequence ATGTACGTCCGGGACGCCAAAAACCGCGACGAGGTCTGGTTACTCGACAGGATCGAGGAGGCGGACATCGACGACCCCGCGTTCCGGTCTCGTGACTACGTGATCGCGCTCGACGAGGAGACGTCGAGAAAGGCCGGGTTCGGGCGGATCCGGGTTCACAAGACGGATGCTGGGAACTTCTGTGAACTCGCCTTCGTGTACACGCTCCCCCCCTGGCGACAGCAGGGCGTCGGCGCGCACGTCATCGAGCGCCTCGTCGCGGAGGCGAGCGACGAGGGGTACGAGACGGTGTTCACGTTCACGCGACAGCCCTCGTACTTCACGCCGTTCGGGTTCGACCCGCGCGAGACAGGCGACCTGCCCGACCCCGTGAAGGCGCGGCTCGAAGCGGTCCGAGACGAACGCGGCGACGACGTCATCGCGATGAGCGTCCACGCCGACGACTTCGAGGTCCCCGAGTCGTTCCGCGAGCGGTTCAAGCAGGCGTCGCCCGCCGACAAGCCGGAGGGCGACGGCGTCGAGGAGACGCCGGAAGACTTCGGTATCGACCCCTCGGAGGCGACCTACAAGTACGACACCGGGAACTGA